Genomic DNA from Salvia miltiorrhiza cultivar Shanhuang (shh) chromosome 1, IMPLAD_Smil_shh, whole genome shotgun sequence:
TTCGATAAATAAAGTTCgggatttattttgataaaaaataaatcaaacttgagtACACCACTATTCAATTCGACTTAGTTGAATTACACCCCCTAAACCTAACACATATTATACACGTAATAAAATTCGTAGCTGTACATAGGTGTCCGGATTTTatgtcaattaattaaatatgataTAAATTTGTGTAAGACATTAGTCAAATGTATGGACTCAAACTCATATTCAACATATTTACATTTTGAAAACTTAATAACATTCGAATCCGTGTCTTAACTCATTCAATAGATTTTGACCGGTCATGTGGTTTCTTCATTAGAAAATCTTTTGATACGTGAAACTTTTCTACGAGACACTAGCCATTTAATGAGAacatagaataaaataaaatgaatgtgataaaatttccatattttctcattattattattattattattattattattattattattattattattattattattattattattatgtgataATTTGATCAAAGAAAGCACGTAATAAGATGAtcttatgataaatttgttaAGATCATAATCAGTTATCATATGTTTGTATAACAGTGTAGGGTGAACACTGTTACACTACAAATATTATCCTTTCTTTGATGCGCACCCCTATCAAAATTaaaacacaaaatctcctgtacatccgggtgtaccgtacattCGGATTGACTTATACCTAAATCCTGACCCGTATGTCAATTCAAAATTGCATcctgacccaaatcgtgtaaatgacactgcttataattgatactattcaattatataaatgacattgtaacattttaaaatgttatagtgtcattttcaatcttatagtgttatttaaaatattatatcattacaatcttatagtgtcaattacaggaaatgtcatttataattatgaatagtgttaattatacatagtatcatttacaatgttatattGTCATTTATACGCATTGTCATTCGTATAACAGAATAATGTTAATTACATgcaatgttatttatataaccgaatagtatcatttacacaATTTGAATCAGGATACGGATTTGAATCACGATTTATACGATTTGAATCAGGATGCAGATTTGGATCAGAATACGGGTCATGATctgggtacgggtcaacccgagtgtatggtacacccgggtgtaacCCAATATCACCTCaaactaaaatattttttaaggCTAGCCAAATGGCACGTTACAAGGTATGGATTTAATATCTTTATATGGAAGGGCTAGGTTAAAAAAGGTTTttagagtataaaatactccGTATAAATCATTTATAGCCCTtatatcatcaaaatctacgattgattcatcactttgttgattaaattcatggtcctgagttcgaatcttgtAGGTggcaaaaattttaattttgagaaatttaagATATAAGGAAATTCTTATCTTATATGATTATATCAaactatatttaaaatttaaaatataatattatagcAGTgaagatttgcaaaaatctggATAAAACACAGCCAATTCTCTATTAACCTATTTTTGCTCCATAACTTAAGCTGTAATATATAGTTTGTATTACAAATAGGCAATACATGTAGGCTGTAGCAGCAACATTAACTTAAAACCAAGCAAACACCCACTTTGTTTTCTCCTATAATCTTCCTTAGCTTACACAAAGTTATGTTTCTTCCTCTCCCTTCAGCATCCAAAGTCATAAGCCACCAATCCCTTCAACTCCGGCCCGTTGAGTCTGTTGTTAGCAAAACTGCAAATTTCACTCACAAATATTCAGCTTAATTCCAATGCAGAGGTAATACAGATACAATTAATGACACACCACCACTGGATTACATATAAAGCAGAGATTCTTGTATCCTTGTTTATGATTGAATCCATTTTTAAATAGTGATAAAATTATGGCCTTTTGGATCGGTATTTGCAGAGTCATAATCAGTTGTGGTGAGAGCAGTTTTAGTACTAAATGCTTCAAATGTTTGTTCTAACTTCTAATACCTTAATAAGGAAGGATATTAACAAGGGAGAAGTGGCAAAGTAAGTACCTTCCCATGGGAAAAGCCTCAAACGGGCCATCAACCGGTATTGTTCCACAAAGATCATTATTTGAGACATCACTGCAGCCATTCAAGAACTTAACATAAGACAATTCCAAGTCGATATGATTCTCATCATCAAACGATTTTACTCACAAGACTTTGAGGCTGGACAGAGTGGTGAGTTCCCGCGGTATTGATCCACTTAGCTTGTTATCATTTAACCTTCTGCACAGCACAACAGTTACAAGTTGAGCACTTTTGAATTTGGAATCCACAAGCAACTACAATCTTCTATACTCACAAAAATCGAAGAGACTTCAAGTTGGCAAAGGACTTGGGAATATTCCCTTGGAATTTGTTTCCGTAGAGATCCATGCTAATCAGCTTTCCCAAATTGCCCAACTCCTTGGGGATTTTCCCAActatgttatttttataaagtTCCCTGCAATCAATGCCCAATTTTCTCTCTTTATCAAGACACAATGTTTTCAAGAATTCATTAAAACTAGGATCTTTAACTACACAGCACAATTTTATGGAGACAACAAGTAGAATAATTTGAAGATTAAAAACACAATAGAGAGAGTAgagtaattaaattaaaggGTTAAGCGTATTACAAATACTGCAGGTGCCTGAGTTGACCTAGCTCCGGCCCCAAACTCCCAGTAATGTTGGAATTGCCCAAGTCCCTAGAATCAAAAGCCAGATTAAAATCCAAGTTGAAAAACAGAAACATAAAAGAGGAAGAGTAATATTACAAGCGAACAACGTGGTTGTCGGAATCGCAGGTGACATGAAACCAAGTACAAGGATTCACAAGAGTTGGATCCCAACTCTGTAGAACATTTGTGGGGTCTGAAAGTCTGCTTCTCAAAGCATGCAGCGCGTTTCCTGCGAATAGTAGAATAAAGCTTTATTCAGACCAAAGATAAAACATGGGAATGATGGGGTGGGATCTTCATGAATTGAACCACGAGCATGAGAATTGGAATTGAAGAAAGCGTTGAATAATTAATTGCCTTCAGAGTTGGTGGAGAGAGCTGGGGAGAAGGAGAGGAGGATgggaaggaagagagagagcaAACAATGAACAGCAGCCATTCTAGttctagagagagagggggggatGAAAAGGTGGGAATGGAAATGGAAAAGGAAGCATGTGATGAAGAGAATGAGTGGAGTTTTGTAGGGACAGTGAGTGGAGTCAATGTTAATTAGAGAAATTCAAAATAGGAAAATTGGGAATTCCATTTCCATGAAGTAAAAGTCACGCTTGGTGCGAGGACGAGACGAGGAAGGAGGGAGGGAGGGTGAGGTGGGGTCCACACTTGAAGTTGAAGATGAACGTGCATAGCATAGGTTGTTGATGAGATTCTATTCTACTTTGATTTCATAACTCACTGCCCCTGGAGGGACCCACCCTAACTCAATCCAACATTTTAATACTTCTTTTTTTACAATTATATTCGATTTTCAACATACTTATATTATCCCCATCAAATTCATACTCTCTCTGTTTTACTACtgtctatacttttattttcaacatCACACAAATCAACTTCGTTTCattcaaataacaaaatttacttGTTTTGAAACTTGgatgaaaaatcaaaatatttttctacTTAATGATACTTGAAGAATTCATTTGAACCTTGGAAGAAACTTGTGTAATCGACCCTTCTTGTCTTATACTACTATGTAAAGAGTTTGTTGTACAATTATTATGACAACATAGTCAACAACTTTTTCCACACG
This window encodes:
- the LOC131005283 gene encoding leucine-rich repeat protein 2-like — encoded protein: MAAVHCLLSLFLPILLSFSPALSTNSEGNALHALRSRLSDPTNVLQSWDPTLVNPCTWFHVTCDSDNHVVRLDLGNSNITGSLGPELGQLRHLQYLELYKNNIVGKIPKELGNLGKLISMDLYGNKFQGNIPKSFANLKSLRFLRLNDNKLSGSIPRELTTLSSLKVFDVSNNDLCGTIPVDGPFEAFPMGSFANNRLNGPELKGLVAYDFGC